The following coding sequences lie in one Asterias amurensis chromosome 18, ASM3211899v1 genomic window:
- the LOC139951087 gene encoding histamine H4 receptor-like translates to MDSSLSVYDTSFFMAEGNDSWPSEEGQDPPPAVENLISVVLWLLCAVIVIGNILVISAFVRDRELRVKPANLFILNLSISDLMVGLISISFYNIWERHTESWIFGEVVCKLWTIVDYTATTQSAMAIVLISFDRVMLVSKGLKYREYITLRLTLFLIVSSWIWSFSLNSIPILFSDTVTVPWVDYGLSCDFGILYQFVYKMTAIIFSFVIPFVCLAIFNVIVYNNIRARSRGVYSSHSNTARRTDGAPVRCNSQGRGTSEYKKHRKAAITLALIVGVFLTCWLPWSVNKLVSLIAIYTEESSITDALAYLLWSNSAINPFLYAVTHPRIRTGLIACLLCCVPAKFRPRRVRGGFQNTDYNQMTGRSRARCGTGTTITASGGGNSNNDCSKRGSSV, encoded by the coding sequence ATGGATAGCTCACTGTCAGTGTACGATACCTCTTTTTTTATGGCGGAGGGAAATGATTCCTGGCCTAGTGAGGAGGGTCAGGACCCACCGCCCGCGGTAGAGAACTTGATCTCCGTGGTGCTATGGCTGCTGTGTGCTGTAATCGTGATCGGGAATATTCTAGTCATATCTGCCTTTGTCAGGGATAGGGAACTGCGAGTCAAACCTGCCAATCTCTTCATTTTAAACCTCTCCATATCAGATCTGATGGTCGGCCTAATCTCTATTTCGTTTTACAATATCTGGGAGCGGCACACGGAATCATGGATATTCGGGGAGGTGGTGTGTAAACTTTGGACTATCGTTGACTACACGGCTACCACCCAATCCGCTATGGCGATCGTTCTCATCAGCTTCGATCGGGTGATGTTGGTATCGAAGGGGTTGAAGTACCGGGAGTACATCACCCTAAGGTTGACTCTATTCCTCATCGTGTCATCATGGATCTGGTCCTTCAGCTTAAACTCCATCCCAATCTTATTCTCAGACACCGTGACTGTACCATGGGTGGACTACGGGCTCAGCTGTGACTTCGGTATCCTATACCAATTCGTGTATAAAATGACTGCGATCATATTCTCTTTTGTCATCCCCTTCGTATGCCTGGCCATTTTTAACGTCATAGTTTATAATAACATTCGCGCTCGTTCCCGTGGTGTGTACAGCAGCCACTCTAACACCGCGAGGCGGACTGACGGTGCACCGGTCCGGTGCAACAGTCAGGGTAGGGGGACCAGTGAGTACAAGAAACACCGCAAAGCAGCCATCACCCTGGCTCTAATCGTAGGCGTGTTCCTGACATGCTGGCTGCCCTGGTCCGTCAACAAACTGGTTTCACTCATAGCTATATATACTGAGGAGAGTTCCATAACAGATGCTTTGGCTTATCTGCTATGGTCGAACAGTGCTATCAATCCGTTCCTGTACGCCGTGACCCATCCGCGCATCCGGACCGGTCTAATCGCCTGCTTACTGTGCTGCGTTCCGGCCAAGTTCCGGCCCCGACGAGTCCGGGGAGGGTTCCAGAACACGGACTATAACCAGATGACGGGGAGGAGTCGCGCACGGTGTGGGACCGGAACAACTATCACTGCGTCCGGTGGTGGCAACAGTAACAACGACTGCAGTAAACGTGGATCATCAGTCTGA